One genomic segment of Chitinophaga parva includes these proteins:
- a CDS encoding transferrin receptor-like dimerization domain-containing protein — translation MKKTLPGSLLAGLLCCAAPALAQHRILGFTDTAATRQLAWEDRFDQQLSAEHIGANIREFSAFPHHMGSARGKAVAENIREQFKSYGWDASIETFQVLFSTPKSRVLELVGSSTYKASLKEPALPADATSGQEGQLPTYNCWSADGDVTGQLVYVNYGLPDDYEWLDRKGISVKGKIVIARYGKAWRGIKPKVAQEHGAIGCIIYADPFDDGYYQGDVYPKGPFKNENGVQRGSVMDFVVYPGDPLTPNVGATAHAKRLDRTQAPNLLKIPVLPISYKDAQPLLAALEGPVVPAAWRGALPVTYHVGGNGARVHLALAFDWGLKPAYDVIATFKSAQYPDEWVVRGNHHDAWVNGASDPVSGLSVMMEEAKAIGELAKQGYRPARTLVYCAWDGEEPGLLGSTEWVETHGAELQQKAVAYVNTDNNGRGFFEAAGSHALQPMVNEVMKGISDPETRVSLWERARAKEVVDAASAKAKKELLETSTLKIGALGSGSDYSPFLQHAGIPSLNLGFGGEDAGGEYHSIYDSYDDFVRFKDPGFQYQRALAQAAGHITLRIADAVSVPFDFRALYKTISAYLDDLMSATEAQRTNTEVENKIINAGDYALALNPRDSMQAPPVRAEVPYVDFAPLQNALVALQKAADAVAAKQATGAGDAAFNEGLYRAEQQLLVVDGLPKRAWFKHTIYAPGYYTGYGVKTLPGVREAIEQRQWKEAEQQVAVAAAAVNKLAAHLQALAK, via the coding sequence ATGAAAAAGACCTTACCCGGAAGTTTACTGGCCGGCCTGCTTTGCTGCGCAGCGCCCGCCCTGGCCCAGCACAGGATCCTGGGCTTTACTGATACGGCCGCAACCCGCCAGTTGGCCTGGGAAGACCGTTTTGACCAGCAACTAAGTGCGGAGCACATTGGCGCCAATATCAGGGAGTTCTCCGCCTTTCCCCATCACATGGGCTCCGCCCGGGGCAAGGCCGTAGCGGAAAACATCCGCGAGCAATTCAAAAGCTATGGTTGGGATGCCAGCATAGAGACCTTCCAGGTACTGTTTTCCACACCGAAAAGCAGGGTGCTGGAGCTGGTAGGATCTTCCACTTACAAAGCCAGCCTGAAAGAGCCCGCCCTGCCGGCAGACGCCACCAGCGGGCAGGAGGGACAACTGCCCACTTACAATTGCTGGAGCGCGGATGGGGACGTAACGGGCCAGTTGGTGTACGTGAACTATGGCCTGCCGGATGATTATGAATGGCTGGACCGTAAAGGCATCAGTGTAAAAGGAAAGATCGTAATAGCCCGCTATGGCAAGGCCTGGAGGGGCATAAAGCCCAAGGTGGCCCAGGAGCACGGCGCCATTGGCTGCATCATATATGCCGATCCGTTCGACGATGGCTACTACCAGGGCGACGTATACCCCAAAGGCCCTTTCAAGAATGAAAACGGCGTGCAGCGTGGCTCCGTAATGGACTTCGTGGTATATCCCGGTGATCCATTGACCCCTAATGTAGGCGCTACAGCGCACGCCAAACGCCTGGACCGTACCCAGGCGCCCAACCTGTTAAAGATCCCCGTGCTACCCATCAGTTATAAAGACGCGCAGCCCTTACTGGCAGCCCTGGAAGGCCCGGTGGTACCCGCCGCTTGGCGGGGCGCGCTGCCTGTTACTTACCACGTGGGGGGCAACGGCGCCCGGGTGCACCTGGCACTGGCATTTGACTGGGGCCTGAAGCCCGCGTATGACGTGATCGCCACTTTCAAGAGCGCCCAGTATCCCGATGAATGGGTGGTGCGCGGCAACCACCACGATGCGTGGGTGAACGGCGCCTCCGATCCCGTAAGCGGCCTCTCCGTGATGATGGAAGAAGCAAAGGCTATCGGGGAGCTGGCCAAACAAGGCTACCGCCCCGCGCGTACCCTGGTGTACTGCGCCTGGGACGGGGAGGAGCCGGGTTTGCTGGGCTCTACAGAATGGGTGGAAACACATGGGGCGGAATTGCAACAAAAGGCAGTGGCCTATGTAAACACCGATAACAATGGGCGCGGCTTTTTTGAGGCAGCCGGTTCGCATGCACTGCAGCCCATGGTAAACGAAGTGATGAAGGGCATTTCCGATCCCGAAACCCGTGTATCGCTCTGGGAGCGGGCCCGTGCAAAGGAGGTGGTAGATGCTGCATCTGCAAAGGCGAAGAAGGAACTGCTGGAAACCAGCACCCTGAAGATCGGGGCCCTGGGCTCCGGTTCTGATTACTCCCCCTTCCTGCAGCATGCAGGTATTCCCTCGCTCAACCTGGGTTTTGGCGGGGAGGATGCCGGTGGCGAATACCACTCCATCTACGATTCGTACGATGATTTTGTGCGCTTCAAAGACCCGGGTTTCCAATACCAGCGGGCGCTGGCCCAGGCCGCCGGCCATATTACGCTGCGTATAGCCGACGCCGTTAGTGTGCCATTCGACTTCAGGGCGTTGTATAAAACCATCAGTGCCTACCTGGACGACCTGATGAGCGCCACGGAAGCACAGCGTACCAATACGGAAGTGGAAAACAAGATCATTAACGCCGGTGATTATGCCCTGGCCCTCAATCCCCGCGATTCCATGCAGGCACCCCCGGTAAGGGCAGAAGTGCCGTACGTGGATTTTGCACCTTTGCAGAATGCACTGGTGGCGTTACAGAAGGCGGCGGATGCTGTTGCCGCAAAACAAGCCACCGGAGCGGGTGATGCCGCTTTTAACGAAGGCCTGTACCGCGCCGAACAACAATTGCTGGTAGTGGATGGCCTGCCCAAACGGGCCTGGTTTAAGCATACCATTTATGCACCCGGTTATTATACCGGTTATGGGGTAAAAACCCTGCCCGGTGTGCGGGAAGCCATTGAGCAAAGGCAATGGAAAGAAGCAGAACAGCAGGTAGCCGTGGCCGCAGCCGCGGTAAATAAACTGGCCGCGCACCTGCAGGCGCTGGCAAAATAA
- a CDS encoding YncE family protein, with the protein MRLLPWFACLCLWAPAHAQSSQYHTLQQIQIGGSGGWDYITADADQHRLYVAHGTRVEVRDSRNGAAIGTIDSTTGVHGIALDPTLHKGFISCGKLNTVLVFNTETLQAGASIAAGQNPDAILYDVFSKKIYVGNGRSHDLTVIDPATEKVIATIPLGGKPEAIVADKKRVYVNIEDKNSIAVVNPQTLQVVNNWPLTGGDEPSGLAIDLKTERLFAGCGNKTLCVVDATSGKNIAQLPIGDGCDGVAFDPSTGTVFSANGEGNITAIQEANANTFRVAATIPTLASARTITIDNNTHHLFLPAAAVKPATGGGRPQAIPGTFRVLEVGL; encoded by the coding sequence ATGCGCCTCCTTCCCTGGTTTGCCTGCCTGTGCCTGTGGGCACCTGCTCATGCCCAATCCTCCCAATACCACACCCTGCAGCAGATCCAGATCGGTGGCAGTGGCGGTTGGGATTACATTACCGCAGATGCTGATCAGCACCGCCTCTATGTAGCGCATGGCACCCGCGTGGAAGTACGGGACAGCCGCAACGGCGCTGCCATCGGCACCATCGACTCCACCACCGGGGTACACGGCATTGCCCTGGATCCCACGCTGCACAAAGGATTTATCAGCTGCGGCAAGTTGAACACCGTACTTGTGTTCAATACGGAAACACTGCAAGCCGGCGCCAGCATTGCTGCCGGGCAAAACCCGGATGCCATTCTTTACGATGTGTTCTCCAAAAAGATCTATGTAGGTAACGGCCGTAGCCATGACCTCACCGTGATAGACCCTGCCACTGAAAAAGTAATCGCTACCATTCCGCTGGGCGGCAAGCCGGAAGCAATCGTAGCGGATAAAAAGCGGGTGTATGTAAACATTGAAGATAAGAACAGCATTGCCGTGGTCAACCCGCAAACGCTGCAGGTTGTGAATAACTGGCCGCTCACCGGCGGCGATGAGCCTTCCGGCCTGGCCATCGACCTGAAGACCGAACGCCTCTTTGCCGGTTGCGGCAATAAAACGCTTTGCGTGGTAGATGCTACCAGCGGTAAGAACATTGCCCAACTGCCCATTGGCGACGGTTGCGATGGTGTTGCCTTTGATCCCTCCACCGGCACCGTTTTCAGTGCCAACGGGGAAGGTAATATCACCGCCATCCAGGAAGCAAATGCAAACACCTTCCGCGTAGCGGCCACCATCCCTACCCTGGCCAGCGCCCGCACGATCACAATTGATAACAATACTCATCACTTGTTCCTGCCCGCGGCAGCGGTAAAGCCTGCAACCGGTGGCGGCCGGCCACAGGCAATACCTGGTACCTTCCGGGTTCTCGAAGTTGGCCTATAA